ACCAAACTCACATTAGAAAGCATCATATGGAACAACTCTATCATACTACACAATTGATTGGAATTAAAGACAAAAATATCACGTTGAACAAAGTTTTGAAACATAAGACACACATTGAGATGATAGCTACACTGGACTACGCTCCTGGAAACTGTAATCACTGTCAGGGAAAACAGATAAAATATGACTTCCAAAAGCCATCGAAAATACCATTTCTTGAGGTGGCTGGCTTCCCCAGTCTTATTAGGCTCAAGAAACGGCGTTTTCAATGCAAGAATTGTCGTAAGGTAACCGTCTCTGAAACCAGCTTGGTACAGAAAAACTGTCAAATCTCTGAACCTCTCAGACAGAAGGTCGCGCAAGCCTTGGTCAATCGTCAAGCCTTAACACACATTGCTCAGGATTTAGCGATTTCAACCTCTACCGTACACCGAAAACTCAGGGAATTCACTTTCAAAGAGGACTTCTCTCGTCTGCCTGAAATCCTCTCCATCGATGAGTTTTCGTATCAAAAAGGAAAGCTTGCCTTCATTGCACAGGATTTTGAGACCAAGAAAATCATCACCATCCTTGAGAATCGGACACAAACAACCATTCGCAATCATTTCTTCAGGTATTCTAAAGAGGCTAGGAACAGCGTGAAAGTCGTTACCGTTGATATGTCTGGCAGCTACATCCCGATGATTCCTAAGCTCTTTCCCAAAGCTAAGATTGTTATTGACCGTTTCCACATTGTTCAACACATGAGCCGTGCTCTTAATCACACACGTATTCAACTTATGAAACAGTTCGACAAGAAATCTTTAGAATATCGTGCCCTCAAATACTACTGGAAATCCGTGCTGAAAGACAGTCGTAAACTCTCTCTAAACAGCTTTCGTTCAAGGACTTTTGGAGAAACGCTCACACCAAAAGAATGTTTGACCGAGATATTCCACCTTGTCCCTGAGTTGAAAGGGTATTATGACCTCTACCAGCTCCTACTGTTCCACCTGCAAGAGAAAAACGCTGACTACTTCTTTGACTTGATTGAAGAAGCCTTACCACATCTCAATCAAACCTTTAAAACAGCTCTGAGAACTATCCTTCACCACAAGCAACACGTCATAAACGCTATTGAGCTTCCTTATTCTAACGCCAAACTGGAGGCAACCAACAAACTCATCAAAGACATCAAGCGTAATGCCTTTGGATTCAGGAACTTTGACAACTTTAAAAAACGTATCTTTATCGCTTTAAACATGCAAAAAGAGAAGACGCATTTCGTCTCCTCTCGTGTTTAGCTATAAGTCACCCACTACAGTTGACAATGAGTCATATTTTCTATGGTCTTATGTGTCTTATCATGGGATTTTACCCTACTGCCATAGCGTTTTGTCAAAAAAGAGTACTCTTTTTTCAGCTTACTTTCCGTAAGCTGGTTTCACATGAATTTTTTTGGCAAAATACTTTTTGTAGGTTACTTTTACTGTCATAAGCTTTGCCTCTCATTTCATTTGATAGGGTCATTATAAGAAGCAAAGCTTAACCTATCCTTGCAGAAAACTTTCATAAACCTTAATCGAAAGTTCCTTTGTCTTTGAGATTTTGGCTAACAATTTGCCATTGTGGATTATTTTGCCAATCTTTTTCGGAAACAATCTGACTTGCAACGCGTCTAGCTTCCTCGAGAATATTGTAATCTTCGACAATATCTGCCACTTGGAATTCTGGAATTCCTGATTGGCGTGTACCGAAAATCTCACCTGAACCACGCATTTTAAGGTCGGCTTCTGCTAAAACAAAACCATCCGTTGTTTCTGTCATAATTTTCATGCGCTCTTTTCCTGTTTGTGTTTTGGGATTGGCAACTAAAATAGCATAAGATTGTTTATCTCCACGCCCAACTCGTCCACGAAGCTGATGCAACTGGCTAAGTCCAAAACGGTCAGCATCCATGATAATCATAATGGTCGCATTTAGGACATTAACACCAACTTCAATGACGGTTGTCGATACCAAAACCTGACTTTTTTGTGACTTAAAATCTTGCATGATAGCTTCTTTTTCGTCATTTTTCATGCGACCATGCATGAGCGCTACGGTTGCACTATTCGCAAAATAGGCTGATAATTCCTCGTGCAAGGCAACAGCATTTTTCAAATCAAGTGATTCAGATTCTTCAATTAAAGGTGAAATCACATAGGCTTGTGCTCCTTTTTGCAATTCTTTTTTGACCCAATCAAGCACAACTTCCAACTGTTCATGTTTAACCCAACGCGTGATAATCGGTTTGCGTCCTGCAGGCAATTCATCAATAATCGAAACGTCCATTTCACCAAATGCCGTAATAGCAAGTGTCCGTGGAATTGGTGTCGCAGTCATCATGAGCACATCTGGATTTTCGCCCTTTTCACGGAAAACACGACGTTGATTGACACCAAAACGGTGTTGTTCATCAGTAATGGCAAGCCCCAAGCGGTGGTAAGTTACCGCATCTTGAATCAGCGCATGCGTACCAACAATCATATCTACCGAACCATCCGCA
This sequence is a window from Streptococcus macedonicus ACA-DC 198. Protein-coding genes within it:
- the tnpA gene encoding IS1167, transposase; this translates as MEQLYHTTQLIGIKDKNITLNKVLKHKTHIEMIATLDYAPGNCNHCQGKQIKYDFQKPSKIPFLEVAGFPSLIRLKKRRFQCKNCRKVTVSETSLVQKNCQISEPLRQKVAQALVNRQALTHIAQDLAISTSTVHRKLREFTFKEDFSRLPEILSIDEFSYQKGKLAFIAQDFETKKIITILENRTQTTIRNHFFRYSKEARNSVKVVTVDMSGSYIPMIPKLFPKAKIVIDRFHIVQHMSRALNHTRIQLMKQFDKKSLEYRALKYYWKSVLKDSRKLSLNSFRSRTFGETLTPKECLTEIFHLVPELKGYYDLYQLLLFHLQEKNADYFFDLIEEALPHLNQTFKTALRTILHHKQHVINAIELPYSNAKLEATNKLIKDIKRNAFGFRNFDNFKKRIFIALNMQKEKTHFVSSRV